CCGGGAAGGTCATTGGATGGCGGAACCAGTTGGTGGTGCTTGATGAGCAGGTGAAGAAATCGTGGTCGAATATTGACAATCAGTTGCAAAGAAGGATAGATCTTATTCCGAACCTTGTTGAGACGGTGAAAGGATATGCTTCACATGAAAAAGAGGTGCTCACTCAGATTACTGAAGCGAGGGCAAAGGTTGCGGGTGCATCAACGACAAAGGATAAGGTAGACGCAAACAACGAGTTGTCATCTGCACTTTCCCGTCTTCTGGTAGTAGTCGAAAACTACCCCGAGTTAAAGGCAAACCAGAACTTTCTCAGTTTACAGGACGAGCTTTCCGGAACCGAGAACCGTATCGCGGTTGAGCGCAGAAGGTATAATGAG
This genomic window from Fibrobacter sp. contains:
- a CDS encoding LemA family protein, whose protein sequence is MSGKQKVLIGIVVVLLVLVVFAGKVIGWRNQLVVLDEQVKKSWSNIDNQLQRRIDLIPNLVETVKGYASHEKEVLTQITEARAKVAGASTTKDKVDANNELSSALSRLLVVVENYPELKANQNFLSLQDELSGTENRIAVERRRYNEAVGQFNTTRRKFPYMIFAGQFPEAVYFEASPKAAEAPKVSF